The Spirosoma oryzicola region TGACCGACAGTGGCTTAGTCAATGCCCAGAAAGAAGGGCGTAATGTCCACCTAACCCTCAATAAAGAATCGCTGCAACAGCTATCGGGGTTCTTCGATAAGCTGGTCTAAATTTTTATTTCAATACATTCAAACTTTTAAATATTTGATTGTGTTTCTTGCCCGTACATTCACTTCAAAATCCGTTTACGGCAACGTACAGTACTCATGGCACAGAAACTTTTCTCAGAAGCCAAACTTGGTAACCTGACGCTCCAGAACCACATCGTGATGGCACCGATGACGCGCAACCGGGCCACCGCCGATCATATACCCACCGACATTATGGCGACTTACTACGCGCAACGGGCGTCAGTTGGTCTGATCATTACCGAAGGTGTTGGCCCATCGCCCAATGGTGAAGGCTACGCCCGGATTCCGGGAATTCACAATGCCGCGCAAATCGCAGGCTGGAAAAAAGTAACGGAGGCTGTTCACGCCAAAGGTGGAAAAATCTTTGCGCAGATCATGCACACGGGACGCGTTAGTCACTCGATTCATTTGTCGGAAAATGCAGAAGTCGTAGCGCCATCGGCAGTAGCCGCGGCTGGCGAAATCTATACCGATACCGAAGGCATGAAGCCTTTCCCAACACCCCGCGCTCTGACGACGGAAGAAGTAAAGCAGACCGTTCAAGAATACGTAACGGCGGCTAAAAATGCCATCGAAGCGGGTTTTGACGGCGTTGAAATACACGGAGCCAACGGTTATCTGATCGATCAGTTTATCAGTCCGAATACAAACCAGCGGACCGATGAATACGGCGGCAGCTTTGAAAACCGCAGCCGTTTCCTGCTTGAAGTTGCTGAAGCAGCCGGACAAGCCATTGGACTGGATAAAGTAGGTGTTCGGGTGTCGCCTTACGGTGTTTTCAACGACATTAAGCCCTTCGACGACGTTGATCAAACATTCACATACATTGCGCAGAAGTTAAACGAGATTGGTATTGTTTATCTTCACCTTGTCGATCATACGTCGATGGGAGCGCCGATTGTACCGGATACGATTGTCAGCGCGATCCGTGAAGCGTACAAAGGTACGTTGATCCTGAGCGGTGGATACGATGCCGAACGCGCTGAGACAGTTCTCGAAAGCGGCTTAGCTGATCTGGTAGCGTTTGGTCGGCCTTTGATCGCCAATCCTGATTTCGTTGAGCGTCTGCAAAGCGGTAGCGAATTGAATCAGCCGGATTTTTCTACGTTCTACACGCCCGGTGAGAAAGGCTTTATCGATTATCCGGTCCTGGAAGAAGTGAACCGGTAATATTGGCTATAAAAAAAGACGAGGACCTGAGCAGCGATAAGCCACTCAGGTCCTCGTTTTATTATCGATCCGTTGTTAGACGGGAATTGTCTTTAGAATCTGCTCCAGAATCAGCCGACCGTCGGTGTTGCCAAGATTGGGGTCCGCAGCGCGTTCGGGGTGAGGCATCATGCCGAAAACGTTTTTGCCTTTGTTGGTAACGCCCGCGATATTTTCCAGACTACCATTCGGGTTAGCCGATTCGGTGATCACGCCCGCTTCGTCACAGTAACGGAATAGCACCTGATCGTTATCGTTCAACGCTTTGAGCGTGTCTGCGTCGGCAAAGAAACGACCGTCGCCGTGGGCCATCGGTATTTTATACGCTTTACCCGAGTCAAGTCCTGCCGTCAACAAGGCGTCGGAGGATTGCGGTTTCAGGTAAATGTTTTTGCAGATATACTGCTGATTGGAATTCTGCAACAATACCCCCGGAACCAGGCGGGCTTCGGCCAGGATCTGGAAGCCATTGCAAATACCCATGAGGTAACCGCCCCGGTTGGCATGCGCAATAACTTCATTCATGATCGGCGAGAACCGCGCTACCGCACCCGTACGGAGGTAGTCGCCGTACGAAAAGCCACCGGGCAGAATGATAAAGTCGCAACCTTGCAGGTCGTGGTCTTTGTGCCAGAGCTTAACGACTTCCTGGTCCATCAGTTCCAGCGTATCGACGGCGTCCTGATCACAGTTAGAGCCGGGGAAAACAACAACGCCAAATTTCATAGAGATAACAGCGTGAAAGAGAGTGACAGCGAAAACTAACAAACGCTGGGTCGCTATTGACTAGTTCACTGGCCACAAAGAT contains the following coding sequences:
- a CDS encoding alkene reductase is translated as MAQKLFSEAKLGNLTLQNHIVMAPMTRNRATADHIPTDIMATYYAQRASVGLIITEGVGPSPNGEGYARIPGIHNAAQIAGWKKVTEAVHAKGGKIFAQIMHTGRVSHSIHLSENAEVVAPSAVAAAGEIYTDTEGMKPFPTPRALTTEEVKQTVQEYVTAAKNAIEAGFDGVEIHGANGYLIDQFISPNTNQRTDEYGGSFENRSRFLLEVAEAAGQAIGLDKVGVRVSPYGVFNDIKPFDDVDQTFTYIAQKLNEIGIVYLHLVDHTSMGAPIVPDTIVSAIREAYKGTLILSGGYDAERAETVLESGLADLVAFGRPLIANPDFVERLQSGSELNQPDFSTFYTPGEKGFIDYPVLEEVNR
- the purQ gene encoding phosphoribosylformylglycinamidine synthase subunit PurQ, whose protein sequence is MKFGVVVFPGSNCDQDAVDTLELMDQEVVKLWHKDHDLQGCDFIILPGGFSYGDYLRTGAVARFSPIMNEVIAHANRGGYLMGICNGFQILAEARLVPGVLLQNSNQQYICKNIYLKPQSSDALLTAGLDSGKAYKIPMAHGDGRFFADADTLKALNDNDQVLFRYCDEAGVITESANPNGSLENIAGVTNKGKNVFGMMPHPERAADPNLGNTDGRLILEQILKTIPV